A genomic region of Capra hircus breed San Clemente chromosome 19, ASM170441v1, whole genome shotgun sequence contains the following coding sequences:
- the PIPOX gene encoding peroxisomal sarcosine oxidase isoform X2, whose protein sequence is MAAERELYDAIVIGAGIQGCFTAYHLAKHSKKILLLEQFFLPHSRGSSHGQSRIIRRAYPEDFYTQMMAECYSMWAQLEHEAGTQLYRQTGLLLLGMKENPELKTIQATLSRQGVEHQCLSSEELKQRFPNIRLARGEVGLLEVSGGVLYADKALRALQDAIRKLGGIVHDGEKVVEIKPGLPVTVKTTSRSYQAKSLIITAGPWTNRLLRPLGAELPLQTLRINVCYWQEKVAGSYSVSQAFPCFMGLGLSLAPHHIYGLPSREYPGLMKVCYHHGNNADPEERDCPAAFSDIQDVHILSGFVRDHLPDLQPEPAVMEHCMYTNTPDGHFVLDRHPKYDNIVIGAGFSGHGFKLSPVVGKILYELSMKLTPSYDLTPFRISRFPSLGKAHL, encoded by the exons ATGGCTGCTGAGAGGGAGCTCTATGACGCCATTGTGATCGGGGCAGGCATCCAGGGCTGCTTCACGGCATACCACCTGGCCAAACACAGCAAGAAAATCCTTCTGCTGGAGCAG TTCTTTCTCCCGCACTCCCGAGGAAGCTCCCATGGGCAGAGCCGGATCATCCGAAGGGCGTACCCAGAAGATTTCTACACCCAGATGATGGCTGAGTGCTACTCCATGTGGGCCCAGCTGGAGCATGAGGCGGGAACCCAATTATACAG gcAGACTGGACTACTGCTGCTGGGAATGAAGGAGAATCCAGAATTAAAGACAATCCAGGCTACTTTGTCGAGGCAGGGAGTGGAGCACCAGTGTCTTTCATCTGAGGAACTGAAGCAACGTTTCCCCAATATTCGGTTGGCCAGGGGAGAAGTGGGGCTCTTGGAGGTGTCCGGAGGAGTTCTCTATGCCGACAAGGCACTCAGAGCCCTCCAG GATGCAATTCGAAAGCTAGGTGGCATAGTGCATGATGGAGAGAAGGTAGTGGAGATAAAACCAGGGCTACCAGTTACGGTGAAAACTACCTCCAGGAGCTACCAAGCCAAGAGCTTGATCATCACGGCAGGTCCTTGGACCAACCGGCTCCTCCGTCCCTTGGGAGCTGAGCTACCTCTCCAG ACCCTGCGGATCAACGTGTGTTACTGGCAAGAGAAGGTTGCTGGAAGCTACAGTGTGTCCCAGGCCTTTCCATGCTTCATGGGCCTGGGCTTAAGCCTGGCTCCTCACCACATCTACGGGCTGCCCTCCAGAGAGTACCCAGGGCTGATGAAG GTCTGCTATCACCACGGCAACAATGCAGATCCCGAGGAGCGGGACTGCCCGGCAGCTTTCTCAGACATCCAAGATGTCCACATCCTGAGCGGTTTTGTCAGAGATCACTTACCTGACCTGCAGCCTGAGCCTGCTGTGATGGAGCACTGCATGTACACG AACACCCCCGATGGGCACTTCGTTCTTGATAGACACCCAAAGTACGACAACATTGTCATTGGTGCTGGATTCTCTG GGCATGGGTTCAAGTTGTCCCCTGTTGTGGGGAAGATCTTGTATGAATTAAGCATGAAATTAACGCCATCCTATGACTTGACACCTTTTCGGATCAGCCGCTTTCCTAGCCTGGGCAAAGCCCACCTTTGA
- the PIPOX gene encoding peroxisomal sarcosine oxidase isoform X1 produces the protein MAAERELYDAIVIGAGIQGCFTAYHLAKHSKKILLLEQFFLPHSRGSSHGQSRIIRRAYPEDFYTQMMAECYSMWAQLEHEAGTQLYRQTGLLLLGMKENPELKTIQATLSRQGVEHQCLSSEELKQRFPNIRLARGEVGLLEVSGGVLYADKALRALQDAIRKLGGIVHDGEKVVEIKPGLPVTVKTTSRSYQAKSLIITAGPWTNRLLRPLGAELPLQTLRINVCYWQEKVAGSYSVSQAFPCFMGLGLSLAPHHIYGLPSREYPGLMKVCYHHGNNADPEERDCPAAFSDIQDVHILSGFVRDHLPDLQPEPAVMEHCMYTLCMRRDRWTNEKDLRTPGRWHAESTPVSCSHSFWKETQPSLLPSEPAALLPPSILKGHRCDCFFLEHPRWALRS, from the exons ATGGCTGCTGAGAGGGAGCTCTATGACGCCATTGTGATCGGGGCAGGCATCCAGGGCTGCTTCACGGCATACCACCTGGCCAAACACAGCAAGAAAATCCTTCTGCTGGAGCAG TTCTTTCTCCCGCACTCCCGAGGAAGCTCCCATGGGCAGAGCCGGATCATCCGAAGGGCGTACCCAGAAGATTTCTACACCCAGATGATGGCTGAGTGCTACTCCATGTGGGCCCAGCTGGAGCATGAGGCGGGAACCCAATTATACAG gcAGACTGGACTACTGCTGCTGGGAATGAAGGAGAATCCAGAATTAAAGACAATCCAGGCTACTTTGTCGAGGCAGGGAGTGGAGCACCAGTGTCTTTCATCTGAGGAACTGAAGCAACGTTTCCCCAATATTCGGTTGGCCAGGGGAGAAGTGGGGCTCTTGGAGGTGTCCGGAGGAGTTCTCTATGCCGACAAGGCACTCAGAGCCCTCCAG GATGCAATTCGAAAGCTAGGTGGCATAGTGCATGATGGAGAGAAGGTAGTGGAGATAAAACCAGGGCTACCAGTTACGGTGAAAACTACCTCCAGGAGCTACCAAGCCAAGAGCTTGATCATCACGGCAGGTCCTTGGACCAACCGGCTCCTCCGTCCCTTGGGAGCTGAGCTACCTCTCCAG ACCCTGCGGATCAACGTGTGTTACTGGCAAGAGAAGGTTGCTGGAAGCTACAGTGTGTCCCAGGCCTTTCCATGCTTCATGGGCCTGGGCTTAAGCCTGGCTCCTCACCACATCTACGGGCTGCCCTCCAGAGAGTACCCAGGGCTGATGAAG GTCTGCTATCACCACGGCAACAATGCAGATCCCGAGGAGCGGGACTGCCCGGCAGCTTTCTCAGACATCCAAGATGTCCACATCCTGAGCGGTTTTGTCAGAGATCACTTACCTGACCTGCAGCCTGAGCCTGCTGTGATGGAGCACTGCATGTACACG CTCTGTATGAGAAGAGACAGATGGACAAATGAGAAAGACCTGCGTACCCCAGGGCGCTGGCATGCAGAAAGCACGCCTGTGTCCTGTTCCCATTCTTTCTGGAAAGAAACCCAGCCGAGTCTCCTCCCTTCTGAGCCTGcagctcttcttcctccttctatCCTCAAAGGACACAGGTGTGATTGTTTCTTTCTAGAACACCCCCGATGGGCACTTCGTTCTTGA